In Pyrus communis chromosome 1, drPyrComm1.1, whole genome shotgun sequence, the following are encoded in one genomic region:
- the LOC137720021 gene encoding nuclear transcription factor Y subunit B-1-like, protein MSGKRNQTCSPVGSPLSGNVSDSSSKEQDRFLPIANVSRIMKKSLPANAKISKEAKETVQECVSEFISFITGEASDKCQREKRKTINGDDLLWAMTTLGFENYVGPLKMYLNKYRETEGDKNSMAREEDHPHGSNGQTNIILSNKMDLSNEGFYSVGGRQQQQQVMTSNYNLASSHGAYNFSRIHESGDGSANRDLAAHHHLHNGIGW, encoded by the coding sequence ATGAGtggaaaaagaaatcaaacgTGTAGCCCGGTTGGAAGCCCGCTGTCTGGGAACGTCTCAGACAGCAGTTCCAAAGAGCAAGACAGGTTCCTCCCCATTGCGAACGTGAGCCGTATCATGAAGAAGTCCCTGCCTGCAAATGCTAAGATTTCAAAGGAAGCTAAGGAGACGGTCCAAGAATGTGTATCGGAGTTCATAAGCTTCATCACGGGCGAAGCATCGGACAAGTGccagagagaaaagagaaagactATCAACGGGGATGACCTACTTTGGGCCATGACAACTCTGGGATTCGAGAATTATGTTGGACCCTTGAAAATGTATCTCAACAAGTACAGGGAGACCGAGGGAGATAAGAACTCCATGGCCAGAGAAGAAGACCACCCTCATGGTTCTAATGGTCAAACCAACATTATTTTAAGTAACAAGATGGATCTTTCGAATGAAGGTTTCTATTCAGTTGGGGGAcgacagcagcagcagcaagtgATGACTTCAAATTACAATTTGGCGAGTAGTCATGGCGCTTACAATTTCAGTAGGATTCATGAGAGTGGAGATGGCAGTGCGAACAGAGATTTGGCAgctcatcatcatcttcataaCGGGATAGGATGGTAG